A single window of Drosophila suzukii chromosome 3, CBGP_Dsuzu_IsoJpt1.0, whole genome shotgun sequence DNA harbors:
- the LOC139352754 gene encoding uncharacterized protein has product MSTRLDSTGRTIIKLPFKDDPSRLRSSFDTPRHRFLSIKRRLSKSPELRQQYCDFTEEYEKLGPMSPVTHPKLHEPHYHIPHHYVFKPTSESIKLRVVLYRYALTADVTKMYRQVHLDTIDSKYQYILWRASPEDTLRTHQLNTVTYGVAAAPFSTTRSLNLLADIYRANCPVGAAIIKSSFYVDDLLTGADDLKTLRIIKDQVTEILRRALSPYKMALK; this is encoded by the exons ATGAGTACGCGCCTCGACAGCACAGGTAGGACTATTATCAAACTCCCCTTCAAGGATGACCCGAGCCGTCTGAGAAGTTCGTTTGATACACCGCGCCACCGATTTCTGAGCATTAAACGTCGTCTATCGAAATCACCAGAACTTCGTCAACAGTATTGCGACTTCACGGAGGAATACGAGAAATTAGGGCCCATGTCCCCGGTTACTCATCCTAAACTGCACGAGCCTCACTATCACATCCCGCACCACTACGTTTTCAAACCCACTAGTGAATCTATCAAGCTCAGGGTGGT GCTGTATCGCTACGCCCTCACTGCGGACGTGACTAAAATGTACAGGCAAGTACATCTTGACACTATCGATAGCAAGTACCAGTACATTCTTTGGAGAGCATCCCCAGAAGACACTCTGCGCACACACCAACTGAATACAGTGACCTATGGCGTCGCAGCGGCACCATTTTCAACAACACGTAGTCTAAATCTTCTTGCTGATATCTATCGAGCTAACTGCCCAGTTGGCGCAGCCATCATAAAGTCATCATTTTACGTTGATGACTTATTAACGGGTGCAGACGACCTAAAGACGCTCCGCATAATCAAGGATCAAGTCACGGAAATTCTTCGTCGGGCACTATCCCCTTACAAAATGGCACTCAAATAA